Part of the Lolium rigidum isolate FL_2022 chromosome 6, APGP_CSIRO_Lrig_0.1, whole genome shotgun sequence genome, CACTTAAGAGAAGCAAACTCATCTCGTCTTTGATTTCAGCCTCCTTTATCAGTGCTCTTTCTATTGGTGGGTGAAAAGGATTGTCATCGGTTGAAATAGTTCTTTCAACAGGGCTGGAAGATGAAGAAGCTTCATTTGATCCGCTAAAATCCTCCCGAATGTCTGCAACGAAACGGAATGTTAGTGCCAGAACTCATTTTTTATTTCGAGATAATCTAGGATTTGAAGTGATGAAATGCAGTCAGGTATTGTGACCAGATCTTAAGGTTAAATTTGTAACCCATAACAAAAATTAGTCAAATTGAGAGGAATATCATGTAAATCACGCACTCAAACATTCTCAAATTTGAGCCAATAAATTATAAAGATTGTACACATGAGTTTGGCATCACCATATTTGCTATATGAAGTTTATTTTCAAATCACATAATAACATAAAGCAGCAGTCAGCATAGCTATGTGTACTTTCTGAACCATGTCAATGCAAAAAAAAGAACCCATATCTAATGATTAAGAGGGATCAGAAAGTAACTGTATCTCCCCAACTGCCCAATGCATTCAGCATTTCAACATACTACGGAGTACGAAAAAATCAGTAGTTGAATGTAGACATTTAAAGCTGTTCTTTACTGACAAACAAGGGAGCTGATAAAAATCAGTTTAACGGTATAAAAACTCAGCACTTATTACCGTCGATGGAAGGATCCGTATCCCAACCAGCACTCTGGCATTCATCACTAGGCGTCGCACTGTGTTCTGTCGATGCACCATCAGTTTCAATGAACTCTCTATGCACCTCATATGCCTGCATTCAGAGCCAAAAAGATCTGAGGACATAAATTTGAAAACCCAGCAAATGTACCGTGCACGGGAGGTCCTGTGCACGTTTTAGCAGTCAATGCAGTGCTTTGAGATTCGTGCACTTTGTGTTTCGTTACGTATAATTAAATTTCAGCAAACTGCATTGGTCCAGACTAAATGAAACCTAAAAAAAACTGAGTGACCCCGTACGCGGGACAAAGACACTAACCATTCCAATTCAACATCTATTTTTATCTAAAGTTAAATCtctttttaaaatatatttatttatttatgaatCTTAGAATACAAGCACTGGTTTCAATTTACGGCCCTTGGTTTGTGGCCATTCTTTTACCATCTCAAAGTAGTGTAATTTCCCAGATTGCATGAAACATTTTCAGAGTATGATATAATGAAGGATGCTTACCACAATGTCATCAATAATTGAGTTCCTGACATTTCTACTTGACGCTGTGCTCGCTCTGGAATTACCAGGTGTTCTCCGTAAGACCGGCTTCATTGCGCGGCATGATGAAGGACTGCTGCTTGGTGAAATTAATTTCTTATCGTGGTTTTTCACTAGTTTAGAGTTAGTGCGAGACGCTGATGCTGCTTCAGCCTTTGTATCCTTCCTCCCTTCTCCCCTCCTATCAGTCAAATGATGCTTCTGCGTGTTGCTGCTTCTCCTGTTTGTCTCAACCTGTTTTATGTGCTGATTTCGAGTTACATGAGGTACAATCTTCACATGCTCAGGGGCTTTGGTTCGAGCTTGTACAGTCCTTTGCTCTCTCTTCATCGATTTCACTGAACCAAGCTCAGTTACTGCTGAGGTATCCTGCGAAGGAAGGCTGTCCCTTCGAGAATAAGGATAATTCATTCGAACATTCTGCTGCTTGACCTTATGCTCATCAGAAGTTGTGGTCTTTAAAACCCTTTTGATTTGTATTGTCTTCATGATCTCCTGTCCTGCTTTCCTGTTATGATCAGAGTCCTTTCCAAATAACTGTTTAGGTAGTTTTTCTGATGCTGGCGTTTTTGACTTGGGCATCTCAATATCAAACTGTGCCCTTGGTGAGCTTACTGTCTTCAGTGTCTCGTCTTTCTTGGCAGTAATGCCCTTGTGCAGGGGCAATCCTTCAAGGCCCATGAGTCTCGCTACCAAGCTTGGGGATTTAGACCTCTCAGGTTGCACGGGTGTGCAGGATAATGATCTTGGCGCCACCTTCTTCTGCTTAGTAGACTCGGATACAACAGGACTGTTTCGTGTGTACCGTGCTGACTGACTCAACGATGCCTGCTCATCATTGGTCCTGTAAAGGCTATCCTTGATCACTCTCTTTAGCTCATCAGTAGAATTCCTGAATTGCCCATCAAATCTATTGCTGACACTTCCAGGGAGTACCTTCTTGGCAATCGATGCTTCAAAGAGGGCTTCATGGATTCCGGTTACATCCAGTGATCTCTCACCAGTCTCTGGCCTTCTATTCTTATTTGATTGCCTAATGCTCCGTGACACGGTCTGGAACTTCTCAAGCATCACAAGAGACTCCTGGAGGTCCATGGCGCCTCTTAGGAGGTCCTCAGCAAAATGCCTAGAGAGCGAGGACGCCATCGCATAATCCCTTTGTGATAAGATGGACCTTTCCTCCCAGTTACTCTGTGCGGGGCTCCAGTCCTGGCTTTCACATCTTCGACAAACTGTAGGTTGCAGTGTGACAACATAAGGGGCAGCACATTCAGTTTTTCCAGGGTAGCTCTGTTCTTTGCTCCTGGAGGGAAGACTCTTCGAAAGGGATCGGCAAACCACTGATCTGAAACTGTCGTGATTCATATTCTAATTTTCTGAAACAAGCAGAACAGAAAGGAGCAGGCACACTAAAATGGTCAGACAACATATACTAAACAAATTCAAGTGAGCAAACATGATATTCTGGTTAAAATGAGAAACGGGGCTACTTACATTATATTGATTCTTTATAACTTATGAAAGTGATGGTAATTTAAccaattatttccttgaggaaaaatTGATGTCTGTATGGACCCAAGAGCCTGAGTAGGAACAAAGAGGAATCTGGGAATTAGCACAACTTACAAGAAAAGCTATTCCTTCCACCTTCctagagaaggaaaagaagtCATAAACAATTAGGACGTTTCATGCTATACTATGATATCTTCCCAGTTTCTGTCTTTTTGCAAGAAACAGGGACTGCTGACTTATTAAATAGCCAAGGACAAGCAGCTGAAGAATTAGTTACACAAGAAAGCTATAGGGGCTTTTCTCTATCTGCCCACGGAGCATCTGCCCCTTGGCCAACCAACCACCTGGCCATTCGTTGACAAATCGGTGCTCAAATTTCACAGGGATCATGACGAAATCAAAGAATTCACAAGCAGTGCTCTGCTTTTCACCCACATGAtggcaaaaaggaagaaaaagtgAAGCAAATGAAGATGGGCAGCACAAGTTGGTAGTTGGAACAGGCCACTGATCCTGAAGTAAAATTGAACAAATTGCAAAGTCTCAAAACAATCTTAACCCGAACCCacagagttcccctatacatttttttttctaaattgcAGCACAGAAAAATTATCCTAACGAACCAGCCAGTAGCCACAGGAAAACAAGAACCACAACCAAACAACACATCTCTTCAACTCTCCCCTCGCATTCTTCCTGTCCTTACCCCAGCTGAACATGAACAGCCCCAAAGCTCGGAGCGGGCAGGCGGAAAGGATTTACCAGACCATTTTCGCGAGTACAAAAAGAAGCTCAGAATCCCTAGTGTtctcaggccgccgccgcccaccggcaTCCCCGAACAAAATGAGAAGCCAGaacgagagggagaagaagaaaaaatgcaCCTTGAAGGCCGGAGCTCCCCTCTCCCTCCGAGGTTGCCGCGACTGCGAGTGGTGCGTGTGCGGGGATCCTCAAGATCTGTACTAGTCTCTATACATGAAGAAATAAAACTGCAGCGACCACGACTAGGGCGCCACTACAACTGCGCCAGCATGTGGGCACCTGCAGCGACGCATTTTACTAGTGGCCATGAAAGCTCAAGTCTTGTCTTTTGAGGTGGGAACGGTGGAGGCGCTGGAGGGGGGCAGGTAGCCGGCGTGGTGGGCTCATTTACTTTGACCAGGAACAGGAAACTGCTGCCGATGACGATGCCACCGCCGAGTGGGGCCGGGGTGTCAGAAGTGTAGTAGAGAGTACAAATAGGTCTCCACAAATTCGGACAAATTTTGACGCTGAATTTACACGGTTTGGGTTTTCGAACCTCCAAGTCAGTGCAGATTTGGTATCCGTGCTTTGAGCGAATAAAATGTTCATGCCATTGGGTTTGCATCGCCGAAGTAAATTGAATGTCGGATCAGACGGATAGTTGTCCACATTGCAGGACCATTTTTTTTGTCTTCATGTGGGTGATGTGAGCCAAGACAATGagcaatctataatatctaaataggagcaacccactaaggataattctctcaacatgcaagcatgccacatcactTTTTCAGTTTTTGATGAGTTGTATGCCACATCACTTCTTCCTACCAGTTATGTTTGAGTGTTGAATTTATGTTTAGCTATGTCTTGATCGACGAGTAGACAACAACCATGCAGCATGCAGGCCACCATAATATCTTTTCACGTCTTCCCTAATGCGCATGTCATGTAAAGAGCCGGTCCATCTCCATTATTTTCCTTTACTGTGCGGCCACTGGACCAGCGGCCATTGAGGCTTCGTCTTCCCAATAAATCTCCATGATGGCGCTCTCCGTTCCTCTCCATAAATTCTGCAGGGGCATACGAGAAGGTATCACAGATTTTATTTTCCAGTTAAAACTCCATGCTCCTATTTTGTTTCATGCTTTCAGTGGTTCATTAAAATGGGGAAAAGATGAAGTAGAAACGGCTCGTGTCAGATCCCTTCGTCTCTTCCATTATGTCCACCAAGTATTGATGGATGCATCAAGAGTCATTAGCAGTCTCATTCGCTCTTCTGCTCCATTGATCTGCGCAACACACTTACTATATAATCTAACTCTACCACCACTCCTCGCCACATGTACTATATTATCGTAGATGGGTGATTTAGCTGATATTTGTTGTAAAAGGAACCCAAAATCTTGCTCGAGTATCCATCACATAGAACCTTCTCCAAGCTCAATCTGGACACGCTCAGCTGGAGGATCTTCCATAGCGTAAGTTCCTATCTGGATTCCCAGTTTGCAACTCCCCTTAATTTTTTATAATGTAGATTGATACAGAAACAGATGACCAGTTGTATTCTTTCaagattttttgaacagtggagTATGGTCAGGCGGTGAGTACATCTATGCTTTGTGTGCTGGAATGATGCTACGAAAATTTTGGATTAGGTATCTCAAAATTCgttacccaacacatgttatttcacAGAGTACTACTGCTAATGATTGTTTATCTCTGATCTCAACTGAAGTTGGTGTTCTCTGATATATAATTGCAGGTTTCTGTACGAGAAACATTCTTCCTATGTGAAGCCGATGCTTCTACTAAGCCTATCCTCTGTAGTTGTGCTTTACGGCAACAAACAAAATACCGGGATGTAGCATTAGATGATTATTTGAAAATACATGTACATGATGCACTCTTTTATCATCAAAGATTGTAAAAGTCACTCAAAAAAAGTGAGttgtttatatatgatatttcttCGATTGTGAATTTGTGATGATTCATTCTCCTTTTCTATGTACCAACGTTTAGCAACATATTTTGTAACACAACAAGGTAATTATTCCCAAGAGCTACCCCgtgcacttagccaaattatttCCTATTTTAATTGTTTATATCATTGTCCAAAGATTCTAAAAAATATCCTGCAGCAACGCGCAGGGCATCATCTAGTTAAACTAGTAAGAGCCGCGTCCTCAaatcgtcccccaaagggatttggggtgcgccggacaaaaaaaaccgttccagccgcgtcccccaaagcccatttttgtccgacgcgcccccatacggtgtccggcgccccgagcccgtccccatcccacaggggacgcaccgagcacgccggacacaacgaaaagtgaggcgaaccgacgcgggtccgacgcgtcagcggctcggaagcctaaaaccccgtcgcctacctttggtcaagcgacgttaatggcgtccctgttttcccaggcgacgcagggacgcgtctcgtcgtgcatggccgcgtggccgttcgcgccggcgttattgcgtgcaaccacccgctgccgccgctgtttaaagacgccctgcagtttctcaccgctcacaaaccttctcgtcgccgccgcctcccccctcccagatcttctcctcgtctctccaaaaatgtcgagctcgtcctcccgcaagatcgccgcggcgaacggctcggccgcggcagcctcaccgtggcggaggcgtgggcgccgtaccacgcccggtatccggtcccgccggacatgcggctgccagcggcggcggctggaagatggccgtgaacggcattggcgttccgccgccgccgaagccgcgcacggaccaatggtgggacgccgtcaaggcccgtcgggctcaactcaccgcccaggaccggttggatccgacgtgggcggtcgacaacaacgacgcctggtggacgacgtacttcaaggcgaagtacgacatcgagatgcacaACATGGAGGGGCTCGTCGGTggccccaatagctggaacaaggacggtcgcgccctgttctggagcgttccggggcgcaccctcgacaacgtcatccgcggcatccgcaacggcgctccaaggctggagatgccgtcatcgccgccgccgtctcctcaatggtagCCGAggagtactcgtcctcctcgcactcttcttcctcaggaccggcgcgatcgacgccgtcctcgtcttaccggtcggcgccgtacaccgttcccaaacggcaggtgaaggaggagccggcgacgcccgtcaacatgaggcgtggcggcagcggcagccggcggcagcgagggaggcgcggcggcgccctcctcatcctgaagccggaggtgaaggaggagccggaggaagcgtcgcaggcggcgctgctggcggagtatgagcggcagcagcggctcatcggcagcagcgacgaccccgaggactgcccaggtctgcgggtggcgttcttggcgtccatgaacgacaaggacgcctggagaggcgacctcgacgcggcgatcgccttgtccatccgcgactccggcaagccgctggtggacctcaccgacgatggcgaggcaggaccaagcggcgcggtgaaggacgagcccgttgaCGAGCCCGTcggcgagcgcgtcaagcaggaggtcatcaccgatgacatgtacaacttccagcacgcCTCCGGCcgtcgcaagtggttctagattaggtttagtttaaatttagtcaaatttcgttcgaatatatgtaagtttggacgaatcttagtcgaatctcgttaagtttaaaatttccgaattttTGTTAGGGGGACGCGActtgggagcgacgtcccccaaaggcggcacgaacgaaacacgtcccccaaacgctcaatccagcgcggtttgggggacgctttggggaacgcggctctaACAGGGACACAAGCAAGGGTCTCTTCGTTCAAGGAGCTTTTAGAAGATTTTGTTACAGTACAAAATTTCTCTCCTAAGTCTACTTGGTTATTAGAAATAACAGAAATGTGTTCCATGATTTAATTTGCATGCAGTTCCAAAGGAATATATTCCTTTTTAGTCCAACCTCATATGATGCTTGTTTTTCATTTGACAATAACCTCATACGATGTTTTGTTTGTTGCAGAATAAAACATGTTCAAGTATAAAACCCCTTGGGATTTTCCTATGTGGGTTGCTTGATTTCTGTTATTGAATCCTATAATGTCTTTTTTGGCAAGCATTCCTTTCATTACAAATTCTTTCGTACAATCAAAGCTCTTGCAAATAATCACTCATTTTTCATGTAGTGTGATTGATGGCAATAAAACTATACACATTTACCAACTCATCGGGACTTCAAGTGCAGGGTGATGTAGCAAGCGTAATTTTCTCCTCAAGGGTGATTCGAGGGTTTATATTGAACTCTCGGGAAAATAAATAGTTCTATACTTTATCCTCTTCAAAGAACGTGCAAATGCAAAAGAAATGGTTTTTGTCTCTCCATCTCCACCGAGATGTTTGTCAACCACAATGTTGTGAagtaatataaaacaaaagtaaatgaaGTAAATATGAAGTGTAAagaatttttgaattttcggaATTAATAAGTGTTGAAAGTAAAAGTTCAAGCAAAGAAAATTAAAGTTTGTTCCTTATGGTTTAAAATGGGCAGGGTTCATGGTTTCACTTGATCC contains:
- the LOC124662809 gene encoding uncharacterized protein LOC124662809, with the protein product MNHDSFRSVVCRSLSKSLPSRSKEQSYPGKTECAAPYVVTLQPTVCRRCESQDWSPAQSNWEERSILSQRDYAMASSLSRHFAEDLLRGAMDLQESLVMLEKFQTVSRSIRQSNKNRRPETGERSLDVTGIHEALFEASIAKKVLPGSVSNRFDGQFRNSTDELKRVIKDSLYRTNDEQASLSQSARYTRNSPVVSESTKQKKVAPRSLSCTPVQPERSKSPSLVARLMGLEGLPLHKGITAKKDETLKTVSSPRAQFDIEMPKSKTPASEKLPKQLFGKDSDHNRKAGQEIMKTIQIKRVLKTTTSDEHKVKQQNVRMNYPYSRRDSLPSQDTSAVTELGSVKSMKREQRTVQARTKAPEHVKIVPHVTRNQHIKQVETNRRSSNTQKHHLTDRRGEGRKDTKAEAASASRTNSKLVKNHDKKLISPSSSPSSCRAMKPVLRRTPGNSRASTASSRNVRNSIIDDIVAYEVHREFIETDGASTEHSATPSDECQSAGWDTDPSIDDIREDFSGSNEASSSSSPVERTISTDDNPFHPPIERALIKEAEIKDEMSLLLLSDKSFLTRAAQLVGIHTYDHLIEQYQGTPKAEVKDRQLYVDIAAEQLEQKHRQQSSPCGTGFRNQKCRTATYFSLVALMGDISTGTQKLNSYTDDESYGSGSKDSLSVKLERDLGCLEPSINSVWDMGWHDWMCMEETEFWARDAGEIVLSTLIEEVALEMLGW